A genomic segment from Polyangium mundeleinium encodes:
- the thiM gene encoding hydroxyethylthiazole kinase, with amino-acid sequence MGNHARAVWESVQKVRTGQPLVHNITNYVVMNTTANALLALGAAPAMVHAAEEVEEFVAIAASLVINIGTLSAPWITAMRLCATRANELDKPWVLDPVGVGATPLRTRVSDQLAQIGPTVIRANASEVLALAAVSSKHTRGVDSTDPSQAAIEPARQLAQTYKCVVVVSGAVDYVTDGDKLLAVRNGHPMMPRVTGLGCTASALVGAFLAVEPDPLVASAHAMAVIGVAGEIAAARSAGPGSLQMNLLDALYQLDEAALARVRLT; translated from the coding sequence ATGGGGAATCACGCACGCGCAGTCTGGGAATCGGTGCAAAAGGTCCGGACGGGCCAACCGCTCGTGCACAACATCACCAATTACGTCGTGATGAACACCACGGCGAACGCCCTCCTCGCGCTCGGCGCCGCGCCGGCGATGGTGCACGCAGCCGAGGAGGTCGAGGAATTCGTGGCCATCGCCGCGTCGCTCGTGATCAACATCGGGACGCTCTCGGCGCCGTGGATCACGGCGATGCGCCTCTGCGCCACACGCGCGAACGAGCTCGACAAACCGTGGGTGCTCGATCCGGTCGGGGTCGGCGCCACGCCGCTCCGGACGCGCGTCTCGGATCAGCTCGCCCAGATCGGGCCCACGGTCATCCGGGCGAACGCCTCCGAGGTCCTCGCCCTCGCGGCCGTGAGCTCGAAGCACACGCGCGGCGTCGACAGCACCGACCCGTCGCAAGCCGCGATCGAGCCGGCGCGGCAGCTCGCGCAGACCTACAAATGCGTGGTCGTGGTGAGCGGCGCCGTCGATTACGTGACCGACGGCGACAAGCTGCTCGCCGTTCGTAACGGCCACCCCATGATGCCGCGGGTGACGGGCCTCGGATGCACGGCGAGCGCGCTTGTCGGGGCCTTCCTCGCGGTGGAGCCCGATCCGCTCGTCGCCTCCGCGCACGCCATGGCCGTGATCGGCGTCGCGGGTGAGATCGCCGCAGCACGCAGCGCCGGCCCTGGCAGCCTGCAAATGAACCTGCTCGACGCCCTGTACCAACTCGACGAAGCCGCCCTCGCGCGCGTGAGGTTGACGTGA
- a CDS encoding pentapeptide repeat-containing protein has protein sequence MNREELLRRIEGEDVIEKVWLSGEDLSGIDLSGAIFENVKFVGTNLSGANLKEAAFLGCDFGNANLGSAAMRHAIFNECELPAAKLDGADLAATKFNASNLEEASLRGAKLVATMFVDGKLDDASFAGATLDKANILSTSTQRISLEGAVLERANVLHCDLSKAKLEGARFHMAVLIGCDLSGQSLAGLDLAKTQFMDANLKRADLSKARCNNCNFKGANLEEAKLDGARLEQALFAEAKMVKASLRGANLSQAMLVDLDAPGADFRDVKAQMSVWQKSRLVGATFQGAELHYADFSYADVSAAAFQGATLFRARFHRVKEEATTFGPSRAVALGDDVELAKAEDYKSSHR, from the coding sequence GTGAACCGCGAGGAACTTTTGCGCCGCATCGAGGGCGAGGACGTCATCGAGAAGGTTTGGCTCTCCGGGGAAGACCTCTCCGGGATCGACCTCTCCGGCGCCATTTTCGAGAACGTGAAATTCGTCGGGACGAACCTGTCCGGCGCGAACCTGAAGGAGGCCGCGTTCCTCGGCTGCGATTTCGGGAACGCGAACCTCGGGTCGGCGGCGATGCGGCACGCGATCTTCAACGAGTGCGAGCTGCCGGCGGCGAAGCTCGACGGGGCGGATCTCGCGGCGACGAAGTTCAATGCGTCGAACCTGGAGGAGGCCTCGCTGCGCGGGGCGAAGCTCGTCGCGACCATGTTCGTGGACGGCAAGCTCGACGACGCATCGTTCGCGGGCGCGACGCTCGACAAGGCGAACATCCTGAGCACGAGCACGCAGCGCATCTCGCTCGAAGGCGCGGTCCTCGAGCGCGCGAACGTGCTGCATTGTGATCTCTCGAAGGCGAAGCTCGAGGGCGCGCGTTTTCACATGGCGGTCCTCATCGGCTGCGACCTGTCCGGACAATCGCTCGCGGGGCTCGACCTCGCGAAGACGCAGTTCATGGACGCGAACCTCAAGCGCGCCGATCTCTCCAAGGCGCGGTGCAACAACTGCAATTTCAAGGGCGCGAACCTCGAAGAGGCGAAGCTCGACGGGGCGCGCCTCGAACAGGCGCTCTTCGCGGAGGCAAAGATGGTGAAGGCGAGCCTGCGCGGGGCGAACCTGAGCCAGGCGATGCTCGTCGACCTCGACGCGCCCGGCGCCGATTTCCGGGACGTGAAGGCGCAGATGTCGGTCTGGCAGAAGTCGCGCCTCGTGGGCGCGACGTTCCAGGGCGCCGAGCTCCATTACGCTGATTTTTCGTACGCCGACGTGAGCGCCGCCGCGTTCCAGGGCGCCACGTTGTTCCGGGCGCGCTTCCACCGCGTGAAGGAGGAAGCGACGACGTTCGGGCCGAGCCGCGCCGTCGCGCTCGGCGACGACGTCGAGCTCGCGAAGGCCGAGGATTACAAGTCGTCTCATCGATGA
- a CDS encoding L-serine ammonia-lyase → MTISTFDLFKIGIGPSSSHTVGPMRAARTFALGLAQRGAFERTAQVKAELFGSLGATGKGHGSDKAVILGLLGETPDGVDVERVEALVSAVRSTGRLALLGQKEIHFALPSQILFSRKTLPFHPNGMRFTATNADGEVLDTRVYYSVGGGFVVDDPEAGGDAPKEAPSAGFPYPFRTASELLASCATRGLSISDLMLANESIFRPEAETRAGLLRIWQVMQACVQRGLRTEGTLPGGLHVQRRAPGLYRNLLENPEAGLRDPLTAMDWVSLYALAVSEENAAGGRVVTAPTNGAAGIIPAVLHYYRRFIPHSTDDGVVRFFLTAGAIGLLYKENASISGADVGCQGEVGSACSMAAGALCEVLGGSPAHVENAAEIAMEHNLGLTCDPIGGLVQVPCIERNAMAAIKAIQAARLSLRGDGRHFVALDKVIKTMRDTGADMKEKYKETARGGLAVHVLEAPLDTGIDVSVGIPEC, encoded by the coding sequence ATGACCATCAGCACCTTCGATCTGTTCAAGATCGGCATCGGACCGTCGAGCTCGCACACCGTGGGGCCGATGCGGGCCGCGCGCACGTTTGCCCTGGGGCTCGCGCAGCGAGGCGCGTTCGAGCGAACGGCCCAGGTGAAGGCCGAGCTCTTCGGCTCGCTCGGCGCGACGGGCAAGGGCCACGGCAGCGACAAGGCCGTGATCCTCGGCCTCCTCGGCGAGACACCCGACGGGGTCGACGTCGAGCGCGTCGAGGCGCTCGTGAGCGCCGTCCGCTCCACGGGCCGCCTCGCCCTGCTCGGCCAGAAGGAGATCCATTTCGCGCTCCCCTCGCAGATCCTCTTCTCCCGCAAGACGCTGCCGTTTCACCCGAACGGGATGCGATTCACCGCGACGAACGCGGACGGCGAGGTCCTCGACACGCGCGTCTATTATTCGGTCGGTGGTGGCTTCGTCGTCGACGACCCCGAGGCGGGCGGCGACGCGCCGAAAGAAGCCCCGAGCGCCGGGTTTCCCTACCCGTTCCGCACGGCCTCGGAGCTGCTCGCGTCCTGCGCCACGCGCGGGCTCTCCATCAGCGACCTGATGCTCGCGAACGAGTCGATCTTCCGGCCCGAGGCCGAGACGCGGGCGGGGCTCTTGCGGATCTGGCAGGTCATGCAGGCCTGCGTGCAGCGCGGCCTGCGCACGGAGGGCACGCTGCCGGGGGGCTTGCACGTCCAGCGGCGCGCGCCGGGGCTCTACCGGAATCTGCTCGAAAACCCCGAGGCGGGCCTGCGCGACCCGCTGACGGCGATGGATTGGGTGAGCCTCTACGCACTCGCGGTGAGCGAGGAGAACGCCGCCGGCGGGCGCGTGGTCACGGCCCCGACGAACGGCGCGGCGGGGATCATCCCGGCGGTCTTGCATTATTACCGCAGGTTCATTCCCCACTCGACGGACGACGGCGTCGTGCGTTTTTTCCTCACGGCGGGGGCGATCGGGCTGCTTTACAAGGAGAACGCCTCGATCAGCGGCGCGGACGTGGGTTGTCAGGGCGAGGTGGGCTCGGCCTGCTCGATGGCGGCGGGCGCGCTCTGCGAGGTGCTCGGCGGCAGCCCCGCGCACGTGGAGAACGCGGCCGAGATCGCGATGGAGCACAACCTCGGCCTCACCTGTGATCCGATCGGCGGCCTCGTGCAGGTGCCTTGCATCGAGCGCAACGCGATGGCCGCGATCAAGGCGATCCAGGCCGCGCGCCTTTCGCTCCGCGGCGACGGCCGCCATTTCGTGGCCCTCGACAAGGTCATCAAGACGATGCGGGACACGGGCGCCGACATGAAGGAGAAGTACAAGGAGACCGCGCGCGGCGGCCTCGCCGTGCACGTGCTCGAAGCACCGCTCGACACCGGCATCGACGTGAGCGTCGGCATTCCCGAATGCTAG
- a CDS encoding DUF3540 domain-containing protein, with protein MRNLATKQRPSDLATELAGEVLRVEGAVFFVRADGAVHEARRAASCLLEPVVGDRVLLAAIGDGSSYVLAVLERAEGASATLSVEGDCALRLPNGRLSVTTAKGVGVVSAGDISMVAPAVEVKAAEGTFGLGRLTVVGKELLAEIASAKTKVGALDVVAERVMQQVKRAYRFVEEMDQLRAKRVDYTAEKSMHLHGENTLMTADGLVKLDGEHIHMG; from the coding sequence ATGCGAAACCTAGCGACGAAACAGAGACCCTCGGACCTGGCGACGGAGCTCGCGGGCGAAGTCCTCCGCGTGGAAGGTGCCGTCTTTTTCGTGCGGGCCGACGGCGCCGTGCACGAGGCGCGGCGGGCGGCGAGCTGCCTGCTCGAACCGGTGGTGGGGGATCGGGTGCTGCTCGCGGCGATCGGCGACGGATCGTCCTACGTGCTCGCCGTGCTCGAACGCGCGGAGGGCGCATCCGCGACGCTCTCGGTCGAGGGGGATTGCGCGCTGCGGCTGCCGAACGGGCGGCTCTCGGTGACGACCGCGAAGGGCGTCGGGGTCGTCTCCGCGGGGGACATCTCCATGGTCGCGCCCGCCGTCGAGGTGAAAGCGGCGGAGGGCACGTTTGGCCTCGGCCGCTTGACCGTCGTCGGCAAGGAGCTGCTCGCCGAGATCGCGTCCGCGAAGACCAAGGTCGGCGCGCTCGACGTCGTGGCGGAGCGGGTGATGCAGCAGGTGAAGCGCGCCTACCGGTTCGTCGAGGAAATGGATCAGCTCCGGGCGAAGCGGGTCGATTACACGGCCGAGAAGAGCATGCACCTCCACGGCGAGAACACGCTGATGACGGCCGACGGGCTGGTCAAGCTCGACGGCGAGCACATTCACATGGGTTAA
- a CDS encoding DUF4150 domain-containing protein, with product MFANTQMMGMDLGFPDVCLTPTPAPVPIPYPNIQMGPMTVPAAYHCLMMCAPAHNMFSTGVMSMGDTPGIALGVASGMVMGPRRHVTGAFTCLVGGAPVTRMTSAAIQNNTNCPGMRIVPSQVQVLVLSP from the coding sequence ATGTTCGCGAATACGCAGATGATGGGAATGGACCTCGGCTTTCCGGACGTGTGCCTCACGCCCACGCCCGCGCCCGTGCCCATTCCTTATCCCAACATCCAGATGGGGCCGATGACCGTCCCCGCGGCCTACCATTGCCTGATGATGTGCGCGCCTGCGCACAACATGTTCTCGACCGGGGTGATGAGCATGGGCGATACGCCGGGCATCGCGCTCGGCGTCGCGAGCGGAATGGTGATGGGGCCGCGCCGCCACGTGACGGGCGCGTTCACGTGCCTCGTCGGCGGAGCGCCCGTCACGCGCATGACGAGCGCGGCGATCCAGAACAACACGAATTGCCCAGGGATGAGGATCGTGCCGAGCCAGGTGCAGGTGCTCGTCCTCTCTCCGTGA
- a CDS encoding type VI secretion system Vgr family protein: protein MSDLITFSSSGLPDDVRVVGFRGREWISRPYRFEIFLVTKGEDGEGVDLGDALGAKAQLVLDRADDRLPPYVFAGILAGIELLHETDGQALLRATMVPRLWELSLARHSRVFTNMSIPEILQAVLEEHGISGDALELRLGSYEKEAHVCQYRETDLDFVSRWMEREGIYYFFAHEEGGEKLVLCDNMAYEDEPIGVPIRYYPQTGADGSARASFRSFRSAHVSLPASVKLTDYEYTKPGLDVSGKATISQQGSAEVVQYGDRFFTPAAGARLAKLRAEESKARQIVFQAAGTRTHLHVGKAFELEDHPRAKFNDRYLAIEVSHHANQAAGLSHFRKLIDLPYDEVYFVDVLAIPASVQFRAESRVPWPRIHGFENGVVDGAAESEYAQIDDMGRYNIKLHFDEGTNKDGKASTYVRMMQPHGGGIEGFHFPLRKGTEVIVSFLGGDPDRPVISGVVPNALTPSPVTSGNHTKNVIQTGGRNRWELEDKAGQQRITMSTPYANTYIRMGSPNNDHEMILKTDQRGLWHTCQSTDHIVGTWQNIEVGTYQTESIGTYYQMQVGGYKEESVTGYVKETYGSTKDENVTGKVTETWPEQETTVSGLRKQHVGTLDVDVDNDSTLDIGGNQTINVTGDRTLNVTGNRNDVVVGNVTVNVTQNYTQNVTSNMNVLVLASRTETVAGEDKSIFGGPEAKITMGPTLDYVLLNKNEGVIGLHTETNVGAKIEVFVGAKVALLAAANFEIGASITFDAVPFKCKAVQTKAEAIMNWVGCNAINILSGMKII from the coding sequence ATGTCCGACCTCATCACGTTCTCCTCGAGTGGCTTGCCGGATGACGTTCGCGTGGTGGGTTTCCGCGGACGGGAGTGGATCTCGAGGCCGTACCGATTCGAGATCTTCCTCGTGACGAAGGGCGAGGACGGCGAGGGCGTCGATCTCGGCGACGCCCTCGGCGCCAAGGCGCAGCTCGTGCTCGACCGCGCCGACGACCGGCTGCCCCCGTATGTGTTTGCGGGAATCCTCGCGGGGATCGAACTCCTGCACGAGACGGACGGGCAGGCGCTGCTGCGCGCGACGATGGTCCCGCGGCTATGGGAGCTCTCGCTCGCGCGGCACAGCCGGGTCTTCACGAACATGAGCATCCCGGAGATCCTGCAAGCGGTGCTGGAGGAGCACGGCATCTCGGGCGACGCGCTGGAGCTGCGGCTCGGCAGCTACGAGAAAGAGGCGCACGTCTGTCAGTATCGCGAGACGGACCTCGATTTCGTCTCGCGGTGGATGGAGCGCGAAGGCATTTATTATTTCTTCGCGCACGAAGAGGGCGGCGAGAAGCTCGTGCTCTGCGACAACATGGCCTACGAGGACGAGCCGATCGGGGTGCCCATCCGGTATTACCCGCAGACCGGCGCGGACGGGAGCGCGCGCGCCTCGTTCCGGTCGTTTCGCAGCGCCCACGTCTCGCTGCCCGCCTCCGTGAAGCTCACGGATTACGAATACACGAAACCCGGCCTCGACGTCTCGGGCAAGGCCACGATCTCGCAGCAAGGATCGGCCGAGGTCGTCCAGTACGGCGACCGGTTCTTCACGCCCGCGGCCGGCGCGCGTCTCGCCAAGCTGCGCGCAGAGGAGTCCAAGGCGCGGCAGATCGTGTTCCAGGCGGCGGGGACCCGCACGCACCTCCACGTGGGCAAGGCGTTCGAGCTGGAGGATCATCCGCGCGCCAAATTCAATGACCGGTACCTCGCGATCGAGGTGTCGCACCACGCCAACCAGGCGGCGGGCCTCTCGCATTTCCGGAAGCTCATCGATCTCCCGTACGACGAGGTGTATTTCGTCGATGTCCTCGCGATCCCGGCAAGCGTCCAGTTCCGGGCGGAGTCGCGCGTGCCCTGGCCGCGCATCCACGGCTTCGAGAACGGCGTCGTCGACGGCGCGGCGGAGAGCGAGTACGCGCAGATCGACGATATGGGGCGGTACAACATCAAGCTCCATTTCGACGAAGGCACGAACAAGGACGGCAAGGCGTCGACGTACGTGCGCATGATGCAGCCCCACGGCGGCGGCATCGAGGGATTTCACTTTCCGCTGCGGAAGGGCACCGAGGTCATCGTGAGCTTCCTGGGCGGTGATCCCGACCGCCCCGTCATCTCGGGCGTCGTGCCCAATGCGCTCACGCCGAGCCCGGTCACGAGCGGCAATCACACGAAAAACGTCATCCAGACGGGCGGGCGCAATCGCTGGGAGCTCGAGGACAAGGCGGGCCAGCAGCGCATCACGATGTCGACGCCCTACGCGAACACGTACATCCGCATGGGCTCGCCGAACAATGACCACGAGATGATCCTGAAGACGGATCAGCGTGGTCTCTGGCACACGTGTCAATCGACGGATCACATCGTCGGCACGTGGCAGAACATCGAGGTCGGCACGTACCAGACGGAGTCGATTGGTACGTACTACCAGATGCAGGTGGGCGGTTACAAGGAAGAGAGCGTCACCGGATACGTCAAGGAGACGTACGGCTCGACGAAGGACGAGAACGTGACCGGGAAGGTCACCGAGACATGGCCTGAGCAGGAGACGACGGTCTCGGGGCTCCGCAAGCAGCACGTGGGAACGCTCGACGTGGACGTCGACAACGATTCCACGCTCGACATCGGCGGCAACCAGACGATCAACGTGACGGGCGACCGCACGCTGAACGTGACGGGCAATCGCAATGACGTGGTCGTGGGCAACGTGACGGTGAACGTCACGCAGAACTACACGCAGAACGTCACGTCGAACATGAACGTCCTCGTGCTCGCGAGCCGCACGGAGACGGTCGCGGGCGAGGACAAGAGCATCTTCGGCGGGCCCGAGGCGAAGATCACGATGGGCCCGACCCTCGATTACGTGCTCCTGAACAAGAACGAGGGCGTCATCGGGTTGCATACCGAGACGAACGTGGGCGCCAAGATCGAGGTCTTCGTCGGCGCGAAGGTCGCCTTGCTCGCCGCGGCGAACTTCGAGATCGGGGCGTCGATCACCTTCGACGCGGTCCCCTTCAAGTGCAAGGCGGTCCAGACGAAGGCCGAGGCCATCATGAACTGGGTCGGCTGCAATGCGATCAACATCCTCTCCGGGATGAAGATCATCTGA
- a CDS encoding DUF2169 family type VI secretion system accessory protein yields the protein MKIVKPQRLGLLTHTFENDGQSFFVLTAMAYFAFDAPNKLLHEVALWTMIPEELGADTPFDTGMTKTRGEVVVTGKAHAPAGAKVPARAVKLRVLRGERALVDKELYVIGDRRWELGGPTAPEPFSEMPVTWDRAFGGAGFEWNPIGKGFAPTEANGKQVHLLPNLEDPKRLVTKKGDRPQPVGLGPVDQTWPQRMRKAGTYDAEWLETRFPGVAADIDWTFYNVAPEDQQIEKYFTGSEVFEVHGMHPERPTSSVRLPELRARLFIVQRTKDGEELREAASRIDTVWLFPNKERGVAIFRGVLEIAEDDAADVLHVIAAFERPGEVRPTSHYLSVLEKRKDKKRGAMHALVDADLMPVPPEGEEAPSDEDWNDMVAVARTEGLMQKRLEARADKQIAAARAEIVAAGLDPSALDAEVAKKREPPPKDVNELVAVFDRAEKEAEEARKQAETSLAELEAEARQALGTLGVDYEAAVRKSKEKGGGPPKFSAEKELDGLRAMVELGKNAGTPLKDAEAKLASPEFVAALHETERRLFEAYRRYTHLFPPASGQDEEGNRALRAALEEARAKGESLAGRDFTGADLSGIDLSGMNLHRALLEKVNLAGANLSGADLTDATLARATLDGANLSGAKLRGANLGQARLRETRLDGGIDFTGAVFYQADLGGAKLRGASLVSAQLLETKLDGVDFGGAKIDKALFLKSSLAGASFTNASLVEAIFLEVGLDGAKFAAATLTDATFVKAKGQGVSFAGASLQGARIVLECAFPQADFRGARFRRTCMRGVAFPGADFTGAEMPEVDLSECDLSGAKMRGVQADGSLFIRTDLSNADLVAATMKMAILQKAKLHGTDLRGANLFRSDMAKVKLDAKTNVKDALVTQARVIPERRKREGTS from the coding sequence TTGAAGATCGTCAAACCGCAGCGTCTCGGCCTGCTGACGCATACGTTCGAGAATGACGGGCAGTCGTTTTTCGTGCTCACGGCGATGGCGTATTTCGCCTTCGACGCGCCGAACAAGCTGCTGCACGAGGTCGCGCTCTGGACGATGATCCCCGAGGAGCTCGGCGCGGATACGCCCTTCGACACGGGGATGACGAAGACACGCGGCGAGGTGGTCGTGACGGGCAAGGCCCACGCGCCCGCCGGCGCGAAGGTCCCGGCGCGGGCCGTGAAGCTGCGCGTCTTGCGCGGCGAGCGCGCGCTCGTCGACAAGGAGCTCTACGTCATCGGTGACCGGCGCTGGGAGCTCGGGGGGCCCACGGCGCCCGAGCCGTTCAGCGAGATGCCCGTCACCTGGGATCGCGCCTTCGGCGGCGCCGGATTCGAGTGGAATCCGATCGGCAAGGGGTTTGCCCCGACAGAGGCGAACGGAAAGCAGGTGCACCTGCTGCCGAACCTGGAGGACCCGAAGCGCCTCGTCACGAAAAAGGGCGACCGTCCCCAGCCCGTCGGTTTGGGTCCCGTCGACCAGACCTGGCCGCAGCGAATGCGCAAGGCAGGCACGTACGACGCGGAGTGGCTCGAGACGCGCTTCCCGGGCGTGGCGGCCGATATCGACTGGACGTTTTACAACGTGGCGCCCGAGGATCAGCAGATCGAGAAGTATTTCACGGGGAGCGAGGTCTTCGAGGTGCACGGGATGCACCCGGAGCGCCCGACGTCCAGCGTGCGCCTCCCCGAGCTGCGCGCCCGGCTTTTCATCGTGCAGCGGACGAAGGACGGCGAGGAGCTGCGCGAGGCCGCGTCGCGGATCGATACGGTGTGGCTTTTCCCGAACAAGGAGCGTGGCGTCGCCATTTTCCGCGGGGTGCTCGAGATCGCGGAGGACGACGCGGCTGACGTGCTGCACGTCATTGCGGCCTTCGAGCGCCCCGGCGAGGTGCGGCCCACGTCGCATTACCTCTCCGTGCTGGAGAAGCGGAAGGACAAGAAGCGCGGGGCCATGCACGCGCTCGTCGACGCGGACCTCATGCCGGTGCCGCCGGAGGGCGAGGAGGCCCCCTCCGACGAGGATTGGAACGACATGGTCGCGGTCGCGAGGACCGAGGGCCTGATGCAGAAGCGGCTCGAAGCGCGGGCCGACAAGCAGATCGCGGCGGCGCGCGCGGAGATCGTCGCCGCGGGGCTCGACCCGTCGGCGCTCGACGCGGAGGTCGCGAAGAAGCGCGAGCCACCGCCAAAGGACGTGAACGAGCTCGTCGCGGTCTTCGATCGCGCGGAGAAGGAGGCGGAGGAGGCCCGCAAACAAGCGGAGACGTCGCTCGCCGAGCTCGAGGCCGAGGCGCGGCAGGCGCTCGGCACCCTCGGGGTCGATTACGAGGCGGCGGTCCGGAAGTCGAAGGAGAAGGGCGGAGGGCCTCCGAAGTTTTCCGCGGAGAAAGAGCTCGACGGGCTACGCGCAATGGTCGAGCTCGGCAAGAACGCGGGCACCCCGCTGAAGGACGCCGAGGCGAAGCTCGCGAGCCCAGAGTTCGTCGCGGCGCTGCACGAGACGGAGCGGCGGCTTTTCGAGGCGTACCGGCGTTACACCCACCTCTTCCCGCCGGCCAGCGGGCAAGACGAGGAGGGGAACCGGGCGCTCCGCGCGGCACTCGAAGAGGCGCGCGCCAAGGGGGAGAGTTTGGCGGGGCGTGATTTCACGGGCGCCGATCTCTCGGGGATCGACCTCTCGGGGATGAACCTGCACCGAGCATTGCTGGAGAAGGTGAACCTCGCGGGCGCGAATCTGAGCGGCGCGGACCTCACGGACGCGACGCTGGCGCGGGCGACGCTCGACGGGGCGAACCTCTCGGGCGCGAAGCTCCGCGGCGCGAACCTCGGCCAGGCGCGGCTGCGGGAGACGCGGCTCGACGGCGGGATCGATTTCACGGGCGCCGTCTTCTACCAGGCCGACCTCGGCGGCGCGAAGCTCCGCGGCGCGTCGCTCGTCTCGGCGCAGTTGCTCGAGACGAAGCTCGACGGCGTCGACTTCGGCGGGGCGAAGATCGACAAGGCGTTGTTCCTGAAATCGAGCCTCGCAGGCGCGAGTTTTACGAATGCGTCGCTCGTCGAAGCGATTTTCCTGGAGGTCGGGCTCGACGGGGCGAAGTTCGCCGCGGCGACGCTGACGGACGCGACGTTCGTGAAGGCAAAGGGGCAAGGCGTCTCGTTCGCGGGCGCGAGCCTCCAGGGAGCGCGGATCGTGCTCGAATGCGCATTTCCACAGGCCGATTTCCGCGGGGCGCGGTTCCGGCGCACGTGCATGCGCGGCGTGGCCTTCCCGGGGGCCGATTTCACGGGCGCCGAGATGCCGGAGGTCGATCTCTCCGAGTGTGATCTCTCGGGCGCGAAGATGCGCGGCGTGCAGGCGGACGGGAGCCTGTTCATCCGGACCGATCTCTCGAATGCGGACCTCGTGGCCGCGACCATGAAGATGGCGATCCTGCAGAAAGCGAAGCTCCACGGCACGGATCTCCGGGGCGCGAACCTGTTCCGGAGCGATATGGCCAAGGTCAAGCTCGACGCGAAGACGAACGTGAAGGACGCCCTCGTCACGCAGGCCCGCGTGATCCCCGAGCGGCGCAAACGGGAGGGGACGTCGTGA
- a CDS encoding DUF3750 domain-containing protein, which produces MNKAGLLAHVALAAAALTSSAGCVVLRRPTTLPAADKPYVAVLSGEMPEPITMVARHAWIVANVADQGTLLRYELLSRAFKEPTSQPLEYFGEGDVALHGLVEGDRISIRKIVECLDEETPRYNEEHPDYWPIPGPNSNTYVDQMLRRCKIPVDLPSTAIGKDYRGPIGISQTSGGTGLQVETWIAGVKLGLREGVELHILGLTIGVDWWPPALILPVNPGRLGFDDR; this is translated from the coding sequence GTGAACAAAGCCGGCCTCCTCGCCCACGTCGCGCTCGCCGCGGCCGCGCTCACGTCGAGCGCGGGTTGTGTCGTCTTGCGGCGCCCGACCACCTTGCCCGCCGCGGACAAGCCTTACGTCGCCGTGCTCAGCGGCGAGATGCCCGAGCCGATCACGATGGTGGCGCGGCACGCGTGGATCGTGGCGAACGTCGCGGACCAGGGCACGCTGCTCCGGTACGAGCTGCTTTCGCGGGCCTTCAAGGAACCGACGTCGCAGCCGCTGGAGTACTTCGGCGAGGGGGACGTGGCGCTGCACGGGCTCGTCGAGGGGGATCGAATCTCGATCCGGAAGATCGTCGAATGCCTCGACGAGGAGACGCCGCGGTACAACGAGGAGCACCCCGATTACTGGCCGATCCCCGGCCCGAACAGCAATACCTACGTGGATCAGATGCTCCGGCGCTGCAAGATCCCGGTCGACCTGCCGTCGACGGCCATCGGCAAGGATTATCGGGGGCCGATCGGGATCTCGCAAACGAGCGGCGGCACGGGCCTGCAGGTCGAGACGTGGATCGCCGGCGTGAAGCTCGGCCTGCGGGAGGGCGTGGAGCTGCACATCCTGGGATTGACGATCGGCGTGGATTGGTGGCCGCCGGCGTTGATCTTGCCGGTCAACCCGGGCCGGCTCGGCTTCGACGATCGCTGA